In Lujinxingia sediminis, a single genomic region encodes these proteins:
- a CDS encoding TetR/AcrR family transcriptional regulator, protein MSKGEETRERMITTATRLFQAQGYAATGLKQILSESGTPRGSLYFHFPDGKEELAVEVVARHGEDFAQTLEEVMNASPDAVTSARQIVDLLARECEATACQTGCPVGAIAFEMANTSERLRKATREVFERWSGILARRLSADGISPDDARQRARAAICAIEGALVLTRAYGDASILHDLRERLPALLSD, encoded by the coding sequence ATGAGCAAAGGCGAAGAAACACGCGAGCGGATGATCACGACGGCGACCCGTCTTTTTCAGGCGCAGGGCTATGCGGCGACGGGACTCAAGCAGATTCTCAGCGAGAGCGGCACGCCCCGAGGCTCGCTCTATTTTCATTTCCCAGACGGCAAAGAAGAGCTCGCCGTCGAAGTTGTAGCTCGCCACGGTGAGGACTTCGCGCAGACGTTGGAAGAGGTGATGAACGCCTCGCCAGACGCCGTCACAAGCGCCCGGCAGATCGTCGACCTGCTCGCCAGGGAGTGTGAGGCCACCGCCTGTCAGACCGGCTGCCCGGTGGGGGCCATTGCCTTCGAGATGGCCAACACCTCGGAGAGACTTCGTAAGGCCACCCGCGAGGTCTTTGAGCGATGGAGCGGCATCCTCGCCAGGCGCTTGAGCGCCGACGGCATCTCTCCCGACGACGCTCGTCAACGCGCGCGCGCCGCGATTTGCGCGATCGAAGGGGCGCTCGTGCTGACTCGCGCGTACGGCGATGCCAGCATTCTTCACGACCTTCGGGAGAGGCTTCCCGCGTTGCTTTCCGACTGA
- a CDS encoding SDR family oxidoreductase, translated as MMTGLHFDIVLVTGATGFIGRWLLLELTANGVEVCALIRNPEARLPELRAWVNARGGDGAKLHAAAFDLSDPDLGLNDEGRTWLARAEAVYHLAARFDFGMPLEATRRDNVEASSRLVELLAGSARLRRLVHLSGYRTEGKEARELDVNDARALSRFYRAHGAYEGSKVEAHYRVAEVAARHDVPLTRISPASVIGDSRSGETTQELGLAETLQRLHARQLPVLPGNRESWLPVIAVDTLAALLARVPGDADSLGGHVVVLDERTPSLRELIALAARHMNVPAPRFSVPVGIVRCLPMALTGVHPEALTFVSSDRYDARPVTALASRVGVKLPDIETSLKRWIDFLVATDFGQREPDGRATTQRAA; from the coding sequence ATGATGACCGGTCTGCATTTTGATATTGTTCTTGTGACAGGAGCCACTGGATTTATCGGCCGCTGGTTGCTCCTCGAACTCACAGCGAATGGGGTCGAGGTGTGCGCGCTGATCCGCAACCCCGAGGCGCGTCTTCCGGAGCTGCGCGCATGGGTGAACGCGAGGGGAGGGGATGGCGCAAAGCTGCACGCTGCGGCCTTTGATTTGAGCGATCCTGATCTCGGCCTCAATGATGAAGGCCGTACCTGGCTTGCGCGTGCCGAAGCGGTCTACCACCTGGCTGCGCGTTTCGACTTTGGGATGCCACTGGAGGCCACGCGCCGCGACAACGTGGAGGCATCGTCGCGTCTGGTGGAGCTCTTGGCCGGCAGCGCGCGCCTGCGGCGGCTGGTGCATCTGAGCGGCTACCGGACCGAAGGAAAGGAGGCGCGAGAGCTGGATGTGAATGACGCCCGTGCGCTCTCGCGCTTCTACCGGGCGCACGGCGCCTACGAGGGCTCCAAGGTGGAGGCCCACTACCGCGTCGCCGAGGTTGCTGCGAGGCATGATGTGCCGCTAACCCGCATCAGCCCTGCCTCTGTGATCGGTGACAGTCGCAGCGGTGAGACGACGCAAGAGCTCGGCCTGGCCGAGACCCTGCAGCGTTTGCACGCCCGCCAGCTACCGGTGCTTCCGGGCAACCGCGAGAGCTGGCTGCCGGTCATCGCTGTCGACACGCTCGCTGCACTGCTCGCCAGGGTGCCCGGCGACGCCGATTCACTCGGTGGACATGTGGTGGTCTTGGATGAGCGCACGCCAAGTCTGCGCGAGCTCATCGCGCTGGCCGCTCGCCATATGAATGTGCCCGCGCCTCGCTTTTCGGTGCCGGTGGGGATCGTGCGCTGCCTGCCGATGGCGCTCACCGGGGTGCACCCGGAGGCGCTGACCTTTGTGAGCAGCGATCGCTACGACGCGCGGCCCGTCACCGCGCTTGCGTCTCGAGTCGGCGTGAAATTGCCGGACATCGAGACGAGCCTGAAGCGATGGATCGACTTTCTGGTGGCGACAGACTTCGGGCAACGCGAGCCTGATGGGCGCGCGACGACACAGCGGGCGGCGTAA
- a CDS encoding DUF6122 family protein, whose product MVEYLPLVQSMVHYSLHLLAPGLIAWIFFRKQWKKAWLIMLATMLVDLDHLFAWPDVFVPDRCGIGFHPLHSYPAIAVYAVGCFFRPLRIVAVGLLFHMARIFRIACGCGVWVRFEAGGLWMKGGGAHASGACTS is encoded by the coding sequence ATGGTCGAGTATCTCCCCCTTGTTCAGTCGATGGTTCACTACAGCCTGCATCTACTCGCGCCCGGGCTTATCGCCTGGATCTTCTTTCGGAAGCAGTGGAAGAAGGCGTGGCTGATCATGCTGGCGACGATGCTCGTCGACCTCGACCACCTCTTCGCGTGGCCAGATGTATTTGTGCCCGATCGGTGTGGGATCGGATTTCATCCGCTGCATTCGTATCCGGCGATCGCCGTGTATGCGGTGGGATGCTTCTTTCGCCCGCTGCGCATCGTCGCGGTCGGACTCCTCTTCCACATGGCACGGATTTTCAGGATTGCGTGTGGATGCGGTGTCTGGGTTCGATTTGAGGCTGGAGGACTCTGGATGAAAGGGGGGGGGGCGCATGCATCGGGGGCATGTACGTCATAA